CAACAGTCTCATGaggatttcttttcctttcattTACTCGCTATTACATGTGGGACCCACAGCTGATGATTGCACACCGCAAAAGTTAAATAACGGAGCATCATCTGGGGCACAACATTTCAAGCATCAAATCTAGCGTGAACACACTGTAGATGCTATAATAAATTGCATCTTGTTGGGACCGATGGGGGTGGTTTCGCCCCAACCCAAGGAACCCACGCTTGCTACTATGCTGTATGTTTGCATGGGAGGAACAAAACCAGAACTGCAGGCGTGGTAGGTGGGTCAATGTTTCGAGGACCTCTATCTATACCATTAGTTTCAtattttctctatttttttacaTGTCATATTAGATTTATCCTAAATTAAATTTATCCAACTGtaaccaaatttatagaaaattaGTAGAGAATATTCAAGCTTGGCATCCTTGTCATTGTAATACTCCCTCTATCCGCCTTTGATCAGCGTATTTAGGACGGGCACCAAGACCAAAGCGAGCTAAAACTCCCCTGTAGATGTGCAGCTGCAAGTGCATTATATCATGCACGTTGAGTGAGGTTCACATAGGATTCTTGTAACAGTGCAGATCCGAAAGAAGGAAAATAGTTTTATTTTCATATAAATATAGCTTGTATTTGATGTCTATGACTAGGAAATCATGTTCCTATTTTGGATCCACTCTCATAGCTCCACCTAAGGAATAAAGCATGTTGTTTGTACATGTTTATTTTTTCCTTGATTAGAAAGTGACTTGTATGTGCACATAATCTACCCACACACATACCACAAATATATAGCCACGTGTTAGGGAAAATACTTCCCTTGGCCCCTTGTCTCGGCCTCCAACGTTGCCAAAAGGCTCCCCGTTCACATATAGCTCGGGCGCCTgcctcctctcccctcccccgCCACCAACCTCAGGATGGGCATCACTCTACACTCTCTGGTGGTCTTCATCTTCAACAAGCCCCTTTGACCATATACGCCTTATCAACAGTGACATGATGGGACGGCTAGGAAAGTTGGGACGCTTTATTCATGATTAATCAGTATATACAGGATCAAGCTCTTCGGTTTCATAAATTATTGGTGAAGAGCAAGCACAATGTTGGGTCTCGAACTTTTCAAGATTTAGAAACAAGGCATAATCCTCTATTGAGCTTCGTGCAGACTTTGGAGGAATCTTTTGTACCACAGCGCTGACGACTTGGGCTTCCTTTCCTGCGTTTGGTAGTCCACGTAGTGAAGTCCAAACCGTAGAGTGTACCCATACAACCACTCAAAATTGTCGATGAGAGACCAGACGAAGTAGCCACGGACATCAGCTCCGTCCCTAGCAGTTTGGCTCAAAATTGTTAGCTGGGAACAGGGAACACACAGTTGTTCCATGTCATCAATCAAGCCGTGAAATTTGGAATGCAACTGACCTGATAACTTTGGCGAGTTTTGTGAGGTAACCGTCCAGGTACTGTATCCTGCCCTGGTCGTCAAGCCAGTCATCGACATTGGCATAACCATCTCCACCCTGCGCGTAACCTGTTGAATTTTTCGAGTAATTGTCACAACTCTGAACGTGACGGAAACAGAACATGAACAGCAATTCAAGTTTGAACCAATGCTGTAACAGACGTACCATTTTCGGTTATGAACATGGGCAGGTTGTTGTATCTCGTCATGATGTAGGTGACAATCTTCTCTATCCCCTCGGGGACAACGTAGAACGTCGGCATCGCTGTCTGCACAATGGGCACAACGATCAAATCGAGCATTGAACGATGAATTTAGGCACGAGTTAGTTAGCACTTTAAGTTTTTCAGCTCAGATCCATGTCAAACTCACTGGAGGTCCGATGGGGCGCCCGTTCCTCTCTCCGGTGACGGCCGCCAGCGCGTGCCGGGTCTCCTGCCCCAACGGGCAGCCTGGTGAAAACATGCAGTCCTTGGCGTACAGGGTGGTGTAGTGGTTGACGCCGATGAAGTCCAGCTTGTAACCCAGCTTCCTTCTCTCCTCCGGCGAGAAGGTCGGCAGCCGGGAGCCCAGGAGCTGCCGCATCTCCGGAGGATAGTCGCCGTAGACTATTGGATCAAGAAACCTGCAGCAAGTAAGAAAAATCTCTGCAAATTAAGCACATGAACACATGTTTGTTCCGCTGTCAGTTCAGTAAGTTCAGATGGTGTCTTGCCATGGAACGTCGAAGGCCAGCGCCCGCTCAGTCGCCAGCCGGTCCTCTGGTGCGTCCGTCAGCGGCTCGTACCAGGTGGTGGACATGACGATGCCGATCAAGCCCTTCTGCTTGCTCTGAAGATTTCAACCAAAGCAGGGTATGAACGACTGACTTAACATTGTCTGATGCTCTACACATCAGACTCATGACTGTCAATCAGTTAGGTTATACCTGGTACTTCCTCTTGTAAATCTCTACGGCGGTGGCGTGGGCCAGGACGACGTTGTGCGTGGCGACGTAGGGCTCGGCGCCGGAGTCGCCGCGGGCGCAGGAGCCGTACGGCGGCGAGCAGCGCTCGGGCGGGTAGGTGCCGAGCATGTAGCCCTTGCGCACGGCCACATTGGGCTCGTTGAAGGTGGCCCAGTACTTGACGCGGTCGCCGAACGCCGCGAAGCACACGTCGGCGAGGTGGCCGAAGTCGCGCCGGATCTCGGCGCTGAGCCACGCCCCGTACCTGTCCTCCAGCTCTTGCGGGATGTCGTAGTGGGTCAGCGTGACGAACGGCTCTATTCCTGCTCCAGAGAAAAAAAATGAGTCGGAATTCGGAACTCTCAGCTACGCATTGAAGAAATTCAGAGGAGATATACACCTTTGAGCAGGAGTGAGTCGATGAGTTCGTTGTAGAACTCGATGCCTTCTGGGTTCACTTTGCCGAATCTCCCTTCTGCCCTCGGCAAATGAAACATTTTATTCAGGTTCAGAAAAAGGTTCCATCGATTGAGAAAGTAATAGAAGTTTTTCGGCATAGAGCTCACTTGGAAGGATTCTGGCCCATGATATAGAGAACCTGTAGGCGTTTGTGCCGAGAGAGTGCATCAGCTCAACGTCGTCCTGTCAAACGAAGCAGGATAGATTATCAGTTCAGTTTAAGACATGGATCTTTAACAGTTTAAGACATACGAATAACTCGCACCTCGAAACGATGGTAGTGATCATCTGCGATGTCCCCGGTGCTTCCATCTTTGATTCTCCCTAAAAACGTACGACTGTTTCAGATATGCGTCTTTGCAAATTCATGGCAGACTAGTAGGTATTGAGGCTTGCAATCTATGACAGAACAAGGGGCAGCACAATACTGCATACAGTCTTGCAGAACTGACAATCACTGTAGGTTCATAATCACCAGTTTTTAACTGACCAGCCGGGTTCGAGTCAACGTGTAACAAAAGTTGAGGGCGCTCTGCTCACTAAGGGGGAAAAATACTTCAGTTGATGACTTACCTGGTAGATGAGTAAGCACATCCCAATTGCTTAAACTCTTGCTGCCCTCGAGGTACGCACCTTCGATCTAGGAaagtaaaaaagaaaaaagaaaagcgAAGACTATATAAGCATGGTTCTTGTACAGGGAAAAAAAAGGCATTTCTTTTCACCACAGTTTGAGCTACAACAAAATTCTAAGTCAGCACATGGGCCTGGAATCAGGTGGAGCCCAAACGAAGCCCATGAAAGAGGCACAGATCCCAGCCCAGATAACGACAGGACGACGCGAATGCGATTCCACCCTTGTGTTGTCTCACACTAATTTCTCATCAAGAAATGACAGAACAGACCACGCGTTCGTGTCCAACCATACGTACACTTCGCTTCCACCGCAGGCCAAGCCAAGCCCGTAAGTGTGCGCCAAAAGGTTGAGGCAAGCTAGAGCTTGATGAGTACTGAGAAAGAAGATGATGGAGATCGAGGGCGATCACCTGGTACGAGGAAGTGGCGGTGCCGAAGAGGAACGACTCCGGGAAGTCGCTCCGGCGGACGGCCGAGGCCCACGGGAGAAGAAGCCACAGGAGCCACgcgccggcgagcagcggccgCCATGCCTCGCCGCCtgccatctctctctctctccggcTGCTAGCTGCTGGATGCTATGGCCTGGGAGGAGGAATATCTGCTAGAAACTTTGCCCTCTGGCTATGCAAGTACAACGTTGGCCGGCCACCAGAAAGGTTTCAGATTTTGGAGACACGGGGGGGCGCGGCGTTTTCATGTGATCTCCTTGACGGTTTGCATCCGCTTTTCGGAGCCGGccggattatatatatatttatagggTGAGGTGGTGGGTGGTCTGGTCTGAGCGAGGGCGTGCTGGTTGTTGTTGGGATCCATGGAAAAGCCAAGGTTGCAGCCAGTGCCGAGACGCCCTCCGCACCCTCTGCGCATGCGTGGCGGCCGGGCTGCTGCGTGCACGGCAGCACCGGTGCGCTGGAAAAGGCGAATCGGCCGGGACAGTAGGACTGGGCGTGGCAGCTATCTGGATTAAGAGAAGACGATGCAAGCAGCGCGAATGCGCGATCGATCGATCTACTGGATAATCCTGCGTGGAACTAATCGGCAGCCGTCTCGTTTCGCCACGCAACAAGAAACCGTACCGAGAAAATTCGTGAGAAGCTGATTCAAACGCTCTGACTTGCCGCCCCTTTCCAGACAGCCACACGCTAGTACCTTCTCGCACGTAGGGGCGCGCGCGGAGTTTTCTGCATCGACGACATTAGTCTACTGTTGCAGGCAGCGAGCTGCAGCAAGCAAATGTCTCTGTCTCTGTCCCCTCCTccttcttcgtcttcctctcCGAGGGGTGCAGATTCTCCGTTCagctcgatcgatcgatccCCTCATCAGCAAGAAAAATCACCTCGCTTCTCCCCCACTGTTTCCCAGCTCGCTCGCGTCGCGTCGTGTCCCAACGATGATGGCTCAGGGGTGGAAAACTCAAGAGTAGTCGACATGAAACCTCAGGCTATCCGTCGGTACGGCCGCGGTGAAAAAAGGCAGCCGCTGATCGAGAAGGTAGTTTGTGGCGCGGGGCGCGGTGAAAAGCAGCAGTCACCGGGGTGCTTTCCGGCCAAATCTCAACGCGATGTTACCTAGCGGATCGGATACGATGCTGACGGATCGGATACGACGCTGATGGCGATGCGCGGGGTTTTTTCTTTCTTGCCCGGAGAACCAGAGGTACGGTTTTGACGGAGGAAGGTAGCCTGTTACCGTCCACGCGACGCACGGGGGAGGGAGGCGTGCGCGTCTCGCCGTCGCCGGTCGACGACGAGCCGCGGCGCGGGGGCGTGCTGCAGGCGAGCCCAGGGCCGGCCGTGCCGATACATCCGCAGGGGATTGGGATTGGGATTGGATGGCGTCTCCACGTCAGGAGAGCTCAATCTTCTTCTTCGCAAGATAAAAGCTCGTTTGATAATCGGGCGTGTTTTCTTATCCAGGAACGCACACCGTCTCGCTGTTTCTCCTACTGGTTGCTTGTTCGAACTCTCTTGCATTCTTGAGGATGGTATGCGCCCAACGTGGCAACTGGCACGTGAGCATGCAAAGGAATTCACCACGATGTCGTGACTTCCCTGTGCACATCGCCACAAAAATCAGCGGTCTGGTCAGAGGATCCACACGCCAGATTTTCCATTTCACGAGTTGAATCGACGCGTTTTTTCTCTCTCTGCAAAATTGGCACATGTCCAGTCCCGGTTACAGTTTCTCTTCTGGGCTGATTGGCTGTGAGTCGGCCCAGGTTTGTACGAGGAACTGGGCGAGGCCCGTATCGGCCCATAAGACCAGCCCAAGCTGGATTCTGTTCGGCCCGTCATACAGCCC
The sequence above is drawn from the Panicum hallii strain FIL2 chromosome 7, PHallii_v3.1, whole genome shotgun sequence genome and encodes:
- the LOC112899735 gene encoding beta-glucosidase 18-like — protein: MAGGEAWRPLLAGAWLLWLLLPWASAVRRSDFPESFLFGTATSSYQIEGAYLEGSKSLSNWDVLTHLPGRIKDGSTGDIADDHYHRFEDDVELMHSLGTNAYRFSISWARILPKGRFGKVNPEGIEFYNELIDSLLLKGIEPFVTLTHYDIPQELEDRYGAWLSAEIRRDFGHLADVCFAAFGDRVKYWATFNEPNVAVRKGYMLGTYPPERCSPPYGSCARGDSGAEPYVATHNVVLAHATAVEIYKRKYQSKQKGLIGIVMSTTWYEPLTDAPEDRLATERALAFDVPWFLDPIVYGDYPPEMRQLLGSRLPTFSPEERRKLGYKLDFIGVNHYTTLYAKDCMFSPGCPLGQETRHALAAVTGERNGRPIGPPTAMPTFYVVPEGIEKIVTYIMTRYNNLPMFITENGYAQGGDGYANVDDWLDDQGRIQYLDGYLTKLAKVIRDGADVRGYFVWSLIDNFEWLYGYTLRFGLHYVDYQTQERKPKSSALWYKRFLQSLHEAQ